One Zestosphaera sp. genomic region harbors:
- a CDS encoding threonine/serine dehydratase: MARIDLFKEILEAEGRIRGYVRETPLEYSPFLSRLGGAQIYLKLENLQVSGSFKSRGVFNKLLSCNNCGEFFVTASSGNHGVAFAYATKLLGLKGLVFLPENASPAKIQDIMLYEVDIRFYGRDSVETETYARRYAESCGATYVPPYNDVKVVAGQGTVGVELVRQLKVFDVVLVPVGGGGLVSGIATYLKNVIPDVRVVGVQPENSAVMYHSLRADRILSVESKPTLADGVAGGVEENSITFDLCKRYVDDFVLTSEAEIAGTIKLMLEKHHMLIEGSAALPIAAYLRDPTAYRGKRVVLVVTGCRIDLKTLKKILET; encoded by the coding sequence GTGGCTCGTATAGATCTGTTTAAGGAGATTCTAGAGGCTGAGGGGAGGATAAGGGGCTATGTTAGGGAGACGCCTCTGGAGTACTCGCCTTTCTTAAGCAGGTTAGGTGGTGCTCAGATCTACCTTAAGCTGGAGAACCTTCAAGTGAGCGGTTCCTTCAAATCTCGAGGCGTCTTCAATAAGCTACTATCCTGCAACAACTGTGGCGAGTTCTTCGTGACCGCGTCCAGCGGGAATCACGGTGTAGCTTTCGCCTATGCTACCAAATTGCTGGGTCTGAAGGGGCTTGTCTTCCTTCCAGAGAACGCGTCTCCGGCCAAGATTCAGGACATAATGCTGTATGAGGTCGACATTAGGTTCTACGGCAGAGACTCCGTGGAGACTGAGACTTACGCAAGGAGGTATGCTGAATCATGCGGAGCTACCTACGTCCCACCCTACAATGACGTTAAAGTGGTTGCAGGCCAGGGCACTGTCGGAGTTGAGCTAGTCAGGCAGCTCAAGGTCTTTGATGTAGTGCTCGTGCCTGTAGGGGGTGGGGGGCTGGTTTCGGGTATTGCAACCTACCTGAAGAACGTGATCCCCGATGTTAGGGTTGTCGGTGTACAGCCCGAGAATTCCGCAGTGATGTATCACTCGCTGAGGGCTGACAGGATATTGAGCGTGGAGTCGAAGCCCACACTAGCTGACGGGGTTGCGGGAGGGGTTGAAGAGAACTCCATAACGTTTGATCTCTGCAAGAGGTACGTGGATGACTTCGTCCTCACATCTGAGGCGGAGATAGCTGGCACAATAAAACTAATGCTTGAGAAACACCATATGCTGATTGAAGGTTCAGCAGCGCTCCCTATAGCGGCATATTTAAGGGATCCCACTGCCTACAGAGGTAAGAGGGTGGTTCTGGTGGTGACGGG
- a CDS encoding AAA family ATPase — MRVLGIRLVNVRTYRDSTIVIPYSGVTIIHGENGSGKTSIFMALQYAFFGSARKYGGRSVFRGFSDPTVNDLLRTGTARGYVRVLFEQAGKVYLLERTLSSTGQFGGYLVECSFTEEVVKCPAQRIPLNTEALNQRILSVLGLADIKGPRDLFTSTVYVPQFNIHEILTLSNEERRELLNAAFSLGEYTRVYKNMERLAGSGDVSKPRRDSVIGSEIYVQKQKVEELRRRYDKLDSKSKMQRVKELDEEIPEIEKRLKAVEAEMQGLNEKIKKLNEESVGIKYELNNLESVEKLHDELLKNKKSYEKELNEFCSNVMRILELEGPCITVSDLLKAVEDARSEMKKRLSEIEDGITSLRKKLNLLRDEKSKRESEKSQLAREEGELTGHINSLRESLRTKEEEYEGVRELVSRGVCPKCRQKIMHEHGVRLVKEVEESIKNLNNDIESLTQELEEVRGKLSRTEELLKQTEEEIATLQKELDSLEDEKSLLNEKLNNLSEFSSRLKYLHNEVVKVEEQLRGLPDVAKRREEIQRREEILKDEIGELNAELESLEVEKEKLVREKAEKEAERKRCEDDIKEAEEISVKLDTEESRLETLTKLYSFVGSRLGDIVRTFESTIKNHLLDAFKTKLREYYDVIFGVQGFEVDVDSDFRPALKDAEGRELTQPSGAQITALALAYRLALNNVVRSVNKKLEDAPLILDEPTLGFDSEHVTYLAELLEGLKGLRNGGVQVIVVTHAEELLNAGDCRIRLKTKPERPAPNAEVSEIECMDSGIEGLPYQDYQALVRTILMS; from the coding sequence ATGAGAGTGCTTGGAATCAGACTCGTTAACGTGAGGACTTACAGGGACAGCACTATAGTCATCCCTTATAGTGGGGTGACGATCATCCACGGAGAAAACGGGTCCGGCAAGACATCAATATTCATGGCACTTCAATATGCGTTCTTCGGATCAGCAAGGAAGTACGGCGGGAGGAGTGTGTTCCGGGGCTTCAGCGACCCTACAGTTAACGACCTACTGAGGACCGGCACTGCGAGGGGGTATGTGAGGGTTCTGTTTGAGCAGGCTGGTAAGGTATACCTGCTTGAGAGGACGCTCTCATCGACAGGTCAGTTCGGCGGCTACTTAGTTGAGTGCAGCTTCACGGAGGAAGTCGTCAAGTGTCCTGCCCAAAGGATACCGCTAAACACTGAGGCACTTAACCAGAGAATCCTGAGTGTGCTGGGCCTGGCAGACATTAAGGGCCCGAGAGACCTCTTCACGAGTACTGTATACGTGCCGCAGTTCAACATTCACGAGATACTTACCCTCAGCAACGAGGAAAGGAGAGAATTGCTGAATGCCGCCTTCAGCTTAGGCGAGTACACGAGGGTCTACAAGAACATGGAGAGGCTCGCAGGCTCTGGGGACGTGAGCAAGCCGCGGAGAGACTCAGTAATAGGTAGCGAGATATATGTACAGAAGCAGAAAGTCGAGGAACTTAGGAGACGCTACGACAAGCTCGACTCGAAGTCCAAGATGCAGAGAGTTAAAGAGTTGGATGAGGAGATACCTGAGATCGAGAAGAGGCTGAAGGCCGTTGAAGCAGAGATGCAGGGGCTGAACGAAAAAATAAAGAAGCTGAATGAGGAAAGCGTAGGAATTAAATATGAGCTGAACAACCTTGAGAGTGTTGAGAAACTCCATGATGAGCTCCTCAAGAATAAGAAATCGTATGAGAAGGAACTGAATGAATTCTGCAGTAATGTGATGAGGATCTTAGAGCTGGAGGGGCCCTGCATTACAGTTTCAGATTTGCTGAAGGCGGTGGAGGATGCAAGAAGCGAGATGAAGAAACGGTTAAGCGAGATAGAGGACGGAATCACCTCACTCAGAAAGAAGCTCAACCTGCTGAGGGACGAGAAAAGCAAGCGGGAGAGCGAGAAAAGCCAGCTAGCACGTGAGGAGGGTGAGCTGACGGGACACATCAACTCCCTAAGAGAGTCTCTGAGGACGAAGGAGGAGGAGTATGAGGGGGTGAGGGAGCTGGTGTCCCGTGGCGTCTGCCCCAAGTGTAGACAGAAGATAATGCATGAACATGGCGTGAGGTTAGTGAAGGAGGTTGAGGAGAGTATTAAGAACCTTAACAATGACATAGAGAGCCTGACCCAGGAGCTCGAGGAAGTGAGAGGCAAACTCAGCAGAACGGAAGAGCTCCTGAAGCAGACTGAAGAGGAGATTGCGACTCTTCAAAAGGAACTGGATTCCTTGGAAGATGAAAAGAGCCTATTGAATGAAAAGCTGAACAACTTAAGCGAGTTCAGTTCCAGGCTTAAGTATCTCCATAATGAGGTGGTTAAAGTTGAGGAGCAGCTCAGGGGATTGCCGGACGTAGCTAAAAGGAGGGAGGAAATCCAAAGGAGGGAGGAAATCCTGAAAGATGAGATTGGGGAGCTTAATGCAGAGCTCGAGTCCCTGGAGGTTGAGAAGGAGAAATTAGTTAGGGAGAAGGCAGAGAAGGAAGCTGAGAGGAAGCGGTGCGAGGACGATATCAAAGAGGCTGAGGAGATCTCCGTAAAGCTTGATACTGAGGAGAGCAGGCTTGAAACCCTGACGAAGCTGTACAGCTTCGTCGGTAGCAGGTTGGGGGATATTGTCAGGACGTTCGAGAGTACGATAAAGAATCACCTCCTCGATGCGTTCAAGACGAAATTAAGGGAATACTACGACGTGATCTTCGGGGTCCAGGGGTTTGAGGTTGACGTGGACAGTGATTTCAGGCCCGCTCTCAAGGACGCTGAGGGGCGGGAGCTAACACAGCCTAGCGGAGCTCAAATCACTGCACTGGCCCTCGCCTACAGACTCGCGCTGAATAATGTTGTGCGATCCGTCAACAAAAAACTTGAGGATGCGCCGCTAATCCTCGACGAACCTACACTAGGGTTCGACAGCGAACACGTTACATATCTAGCTGAACTCCTGGAAGGTCTGAAAGGATTAAGAAACGGTGGTGTCCAGGTGATAGTCGTGACGCACGCGGAGGAACTCCTCAACGCAGGGGACTGTAGAATAAGGCTAAAAACCAAGCCAGAACGCCCAGCGCCGAATGCTGAAGTCTCTGAGATAGAGTGCATGGACTCAGGAATTGAGGGACTGCCATATCAGGACTACCAAGCATTAGTAAGGACAATCCTAATGAGCTAG
- a CDS encoding DUF87 domain-containing protein, with protein sequence MGGVTNVEVGRVTSWGREGVEVSFTSEEVNVKLGDLLYVELADRVVVLEVVSHRGGVPTHPASLAVSTLVESDILRSTSKVMSVITSPVFEVRRGSGRAIVTRPQSPPPLDSAVRLITRGDGVSDRIMRDLNEGITPSDSGVGIAWLRSGSAQYEELRKVRYFPEACLRLDLAKTIPKHVLLVGATGSGKTTSVMGMVLTWFLEGEGGLAWLVIDRHGEYSRAEFMDAVRTAARLNSGRLRNSANLSILRLEPNATRPGDPNTYVGGLKASSVNANDVLYSMELWETEHSELSESLTILQEFLRLSECPEEEFSTGGREQCLPKNVVNLFFHGPDEPNVNTLALLALVVDNVIRYDHKEKSEGRISGKTFYDVFKEAGIYVNKLRAYRRKVLYALGLTTRIEKIEGWSGNTVVRVLDDSHSVIKLPAFMKEASKVAAFLGALVKAAGSTTSYRWRVAGGHAEYTTAEEGIDASSILLDLDKGGLMVLDVSKVPPHVADIIAMSILRNLFTARLMEGVEACVGKSVVSVVSEEAPLYLSPDRVKSPYNIFARIAREGRKFGIGLVAVAQLASMIDRQILANFNTIVALRTKNLQDISYLTSIGVPGEALISLGDREGFLYTPDLRVREPIPVYIPSYYDPEVKERLSRLLEERMNAETGVRRAASKLAERFGGVK encoded by the coding sequence ATGGGGGGTGTGACTAACGTGGAGGTAGGTCGTGTCACGTCCTGGGGTAGAGAGGGTGTTGAGGTTTCGTTCACAAGCGAGGAAGTTAACGTGAAACTTGGAGATCTACTGTACGTTGAACTTGCAGACAGGGTAGTGGTTCTGGAGGTAGTGAGTCATAGGGGAGGCGTGCCGACTCATCCGGCATCGCTGGCTGTGAGCACTCTAGTGGAGAGCGACATACTCCGTAGCACCTCGAAGGTAATGTCGGTTATCACTTCACCTGTCTTTGAGGTCAGGCGGGGGAGCGGGAGGGCTATCGTGACGAGACCCCAGAGCCCGCCTCCGCTGGACTCCGCAGTCCGTCTGATAACGCGTGGCGACGGTGTGAGTGACCGTATAATGAGGGATCTAAATGAGGGCATAACACCGTCCGACTCCGGTGTTGGCATAGCATGGCTCAGGTCCGGTAGCGCTCAATATGAAGAGTTGAGGAAGGTGAGGTACTTCCCTGAGGCATGCCTGAGGCTGGATCTAGCTAAGACCATACCTAAGCACGTACTGCTGGTTGGTGCGACCGGGAGCGGTAAGACCACGAGCGTCATGGGCATGGTCCTCACCTGGTTCCTGGAGGGGGAGGGAGGGCTCGCGTGGCTGGTCATAGATAGGCATGGCGAGTACAGCAGGGCCGAGTTCATGGACGCGGTTAGGACGGCTGCCCGATTGAACTCGGGTAGGCTCCGTAACTCCGCTAACCTAAGTATCCTCAGGCTGGAGCCGAACGCCACGCGGCCGGGAGATCCCAACACGTACGTGGGTGGACTGAAGGCCTCCTCAGTGAACGCTAACGACGTCCTGTACTCCATGGAATTATGGGAAACGGAGCACTCAGAACTCAGCGAGTCCCTTACCATACTTCAAGAGTTTCTGAGACTCTCAGAGTGCCCGGAGGAGGAATTCAGCACCGGCGGTAGGGAGCAGTGTTTACCGAAGAACGTCGTCAATCTATTCTTCCACGGCCCGGATGAACCGAACGTCAATACACTAGCACTCCTCGCGTTGGTGGTCGATAACGTGATCAGGTACGACCACAAGGAAAAGAGTGAGGGGAGGATCAGCGGTAAGACGTTCTATGACGTCTTCAAGGAAGCCGGGATATACGTGAACAAACTGAGGGCTTACAGGAGGAAGGTACTCTACGCGTTAGGACTAACGACGCGGATCGAGAAGATTGAGGGCTGGTCGGGGAACACGGTTGTGCGTGTTCTCGACGACTCCCATAGCGTGATTAAGCTACCCGCATTCATGAAGGAGGCATCGAAGGTCGCGGCGTTCTTAGGCGCCCTGGTCAAGGCAGCGGGCTCCACGACCTCCTATAGGTGGAGGGTTGCTGGAGGTCATGCGGAGTATACCACCGCTGAGGAGGGGATCGACGCGTCCAGCATATTACTGGATCTTGATAAGGGAGGTCTGATGGTGTTGGACGTGTCTAAGGTGCCACCGCACGTGGCCGACATAATCGCCATGAGTATCTTACGGAATCTCTTCACTGCCAGGCTCATGGAGGGTGTAGAGGCCTGCGTGGGTAAATCGGTGGTTTCCGTCGTGTCTGAGGAGGCCCCCCTCTACCTATCGCCTGACAGGGTTAAGTCACCCTACAACATATTCGCGAGGATTGCTAGGGAGGGGAGGAAGTTCGGCATAGGGCTGGTGGCAGTTGCCCAGCTGGCTTCAATGATTGACCGCCAGATACTCGCTAACTTCAATACGATAGTGGCGTTGAGAACTAAGAATCTCCAGGACATCAGCTACCTGACGTCGATAGGCGTGCCGGGAGAGGCGCTCATATCGTTGGGGGACCGTGAGGGATTTCTCTACACACCTGATTTGAGGGTCAGGGAACCTATACCAGTCTACATACCGTCGTACTATGACCCGGAGGTCAAGGAGCGCTTGAGCAGGCTCCTTGAAGAAAGAATGAATGCGGAGACCGGAGTCCGTAGGGCCGCCTCGAAGCTGGCCGAACGCTTTGGTGGTGTGAAATGA
- a CDS encoding DNA repair exonuclease: MVELLLTHVSDLHIGAFSNTSLFKAPLNAFGKIAEFALHEKTEYLVVAGDFFEKPEFRDFPTLLGVLKILRELKERGSVKVVVGPGSHDRSYRSVSTLEVLREAGLLHIPEHEETGEYLVLKPLEVGGVTFYALPGLNNNREVEYVRSGRVRLERLEEVKGPVVLIAHTNVRFEGYNPADYSNRYGELTLLPDDWFRRLRDKVNYIALGHVHFPVPVFHEGHHRMVYAGAPVGRDKADLRETLQLRRNGFNRRAVLVDLSDDPPRCRSIWDDFGVEIDEIDLDYKGLQELGEAIKSRVSAMRGIFKALLVELRGVNPVIRGRVLHELRVLELTLGTLIYTDIREVEVMLKSPIISSVVTRLSKDIQELKKEIALDIIKKYRLNTSVEKLLELLETLGEDDEPEKIYEKIKPILEEMVR; this comes from the coding sequence GTGGTTGAGTTGTTGTTGACACATGTGAGTGACTTGCATATAGGGGCTTTCAGCAACACGTCACTCTTCAAAGCACCGTTAAATGCCTTCGGAAAGATAGCTGAGTTCGCACTTCATGAAAAGACGGAGTACTTGGTTGTTGCAGGCGATTTCTTCGAAAAGCCGGAGTTCAGGGACTTCCCCACACTGCTTGGAGTGCTGAAGATTTTACGCGAGCTTAAAGAGAGGGGGAGTGTTAAGGTAGTTGTTGGCCCGGGCAGTCACGACCGGAGCTACAGATCCGTCAGCACGTTGGAGGTTCTAAGAGAGGCTGGACTCCTACATATTCCAGAGCACGAGGAGACCGGAGAGTATCTCGTACTTAAACCTCTTGAGGTGGGCGGCGTGACTTTCTACGCGCTCCCAGGATTAAACAACAATAGGGAGGTAGAGTATGTCCGTAGCGGCAGAGTCAGGCTTGAGAGGCTAGAGGAAGTGAAAGGACCTGTTGTGCTGATAGCGCATACCAACGTGAGGTTCGAAGGCTACAATCCAGCAGACTACAGCAACAGATACGGGGAACTAACCCTACTCCCTGACGACTGGTTCAGAAGACTCCGCGATAAAGTCAATTACATCGCTCTGGGCCACGTGCATTTCCCCGTACCAGTATTTCATGAGGGCCATCATAGGATGGTCTACGCTGGGGCGCCGGTAGGCAGGGACAAGGCAGACCTGAGGGAGACCCTCCAACTTAGAAGGAATGGCTTCAACCGCAGAGCAGTGCTAGTCGATCTCTCAGATGACCCTCCGAGATGTAGGAGTATTTGGGACGACTTTGGTGTGGAGATCGACGAGATCGACCTGGACTACAAGGGGTTGCAGGAACTGGGAGAAGCTATTAAGTCAAGAGTCTCAGCCATGAGAGGGATCTTCAAGGCGTTGCTTGTCGAGCTACGTGGAGTCAATCCCGTGATCAGAGGCAGGGTACTCCACGAGCTTAGAGTACTGGAGCTAACTCTAGGGACGCTCATTTACACAGACATTAGGGAGGTGGAGGTGATGCTGAAATCTCCGATAATCTCAAGTGTAGTCACTAGGCTCTCAAAGGATATTCAGGAACTTAAGAAGGAGATAGCGCTGGACATAATCAAGAAATATAGACTCAACACAAGCGTTGAAAAGCTGCTGGAGCTCTTGGAGACCCTCGGCGAGGACGATGAGCCGGAGAAAATCTATGAGAAAATAAAGCCTATCCTGGAGGAGATGGTGAGGTGA
- a CDS encoding dihydrodipicolinate synthase family protein, whose amino-acid sequence MGSQMRPRFYGVITPFITPFREDFALDLEGARWLVRYQVERGVHGIFPNSTTGEFVHLTREEAVTLTEVVLEEAGDRVWVLPGISANATDDSISLGKRFADMGASGVIVTPPFFFKVSGDRLRLHFTTIAEKLELPIIIYNIPATTGINIPVQLYVELAREYSNVVGAKITFDNFTYLRNLIQEVKSIRKDFTILTGLDDMLLPTLMMGGDGGIMALANATPQIHRAAYDAWEAGDLRRAYEEWRKILQLVRVYDYSSTYPTAVKTLLKTIGAPIKPYVRRPLTPEPPEVEERIKQVVKELGLSFNPMNPDEER is encoded by the coding sequence GTGGGATCTCAAATGCGTCCTAGATTCTACGGGGTGATAACCCCTTTCATCACACCGTTCAGAGAGGACTTCGCGCTTGACCTAGAGGGAGCTCGCTGGCTAGTCAGATACCAAGTCGAGCGTGGAGTTCACGGAATATTTCCGAATAGCACCACTGGGGAGTTCGTACACCTTACTCGTGAGGAAGCAGTGACGTTGACTGAAGTTGTCTTAGAGGAGGCAGGTGATAGGGTGTGGGTGCTACCTGGGATCAGCGCCAACGCGACTGACGACAGCATCTCCTTAGGTAAGAGGTTCGCCGACATGGGGGCTTCAGGAGTTATAGTCACGCCCCCCTTCTTCTTTAAAGTCTCGGGAGATAGACTGAGACTTCACTTCACCACCATAGCTGAGAAACTCGAGCTTCCCATCATAATCTACAACATCCCCGCTACCACAGGGATCAACATACCTGTCCAGCTGTATGTGGAGCTTGCAAGAGAGTACAGTAATGTGGTCGGGGCCAAGATCACTTTTGACAACTTTACATATCTCAGGAATCTTATACAGGAAGTCAAGAGCATCAGGAAGGACTTCACGATCCTAACAGGGCTGGATGACATGCTACTCCCAACCCTAATGATGGGCGGGGACGGAGGTATCATGGCGCTAGCGAACGCAACCCCGCAGATCCACCGCGCGGCTTACGACGCGTGGGAGGCTGGAGATCTACGTAGGGCATATGAAGAGTGGAGGAAGATATTGCAACTCGTCAGAGTCTACGACTATTCATCAACTTACCCCACCGCCGTGAAGACTCTCCTAAAAACAATCGGTGCGCCCATCAAACCATACGTAAGACGCCCACTAACCCCGGAGCCTCCGGAGGTCGAGGAAAGGATCAAACAGGTGGTGAAGGAACTGGGTTTGTCTTTCAATCCAATGAACCCCGACGAGGAAAGATAG